The Deferrivibrio essentukiensis genome has a segment encoding these proteins:
- the hemG gene encoding protoporphyrinogen oxidase, whose amino-acid sequence MKIAIIGGGISGVSAAFWLSKKLTESNKDFKVILFEKSSKLGGAIDTVTNGDFTVEAGPNGFLDSKPYTLKLVEDAGIQNKLYKSNDLARKRFIMRYGRLIRLPEKPPQFFKTDLLTFKGKLRVVAEYFIPQKILEDETVADFARRRLGEEACDYLISPMVSGIFAGDPEKMSLRACFPVIYDLEVNYGGLFKGMLKKRGKKSGPAGPGGVLTSYSGGLINLINDVIDKSLNVEVRLNSPVDKIIKNNDKFEVFYRDEKESFDYLIMTCPSYEASKMTKYLNENLSKEFANIPYAPVFVVGLGFDEKDVEDKLDGFGYLIPAKENRKILGALFTSSIFPERAKNGKKLVRVIMGGDRNRWILDKSDEELLNIAFNEIKDTLKINNKPKSKIFFRWEKAIPQYYIGHLKTVKNIEDISDAIGNFYVGGNILYGVGINDCTKRSYDIVEKFMQNIK is encoded by the coding sequence ATGAAAATAGCCATAATAGGTGGTGGAATTTCCGGAGTTTCTGCAGCTTTTTGGTTATCCAAGAAACTAACAGAGAGTAATAAAGATTTTAAAGTTATTCTTTTTGAAAAAAGTAGCAAACTAGGTGGTGCTATCGATACTGTAACTAATGGAGATTTTACTGTGGAAGCCGGCCCTAACGGTTTTCTTGATTCAAAACCTTATACTCTTAAATTGGTAGAAGATGCTGGAATCCAAAACAAACTATATAAAAGTAATGATTTGGCAAGAAAAAGGTTTATAATGAGGTATGGAAGATTGATAAGGCTTCCTGAAAAACCACCACAATTTTTTAAAACTGATTTGCTTACATTTAAAGGAAAATTAAGGGTAGTTGCTGAATATTTTATTCCTCAAAAAATACTTGAGGATGAAACAGTTGCAGATTTTGCAAGAAGAAGGCTTGGTGAGGAGGCCTGCGATTACCTGATAAGTCCGATGGTTTCCGGTATTTTTGCCGGTGACCCGGAAAAGATGAGTTTGCGGGCATGTTTTCCAGTAATATATGACTTAGAAGTAAACTATGGTGGTCTTTTTAAAGGGATGTTGAAAAAAAGAGGGAAAAAAAGTGGCCCTGCAGGCCCTGGTGGAGTTTTGACTTCTTATTCGGGGGGACTCATTAACTTAATAAATGATGTTATAGATAAATCGTTAAATGTAGAGGTAAGGTTAAACTCTCCGGTTGATAAAATCATAAAAAATAATGATAAGTTTGAAGTTTTTTATAGAGATGAAAAGGAAAGTTTTGATTATTTAATTATGACTTGTCCAAGTTATGAAGCTTCTAAAATGACAAAATATTTGAATGAAAATCTGTCAAAAGAATTTGCGAATATACCTTATGCTCCTGTCTTTGTGGTTGGTTTGGGATTTGATGAGAAAGATGTTGAAGATAAGTTGGATGGTTTTGGATACCTTATTCCTGCAAAGGAGAATAGAAAAATATTGGGGGCACTTTTTACTTCGTCAATTTTTCCTGAAAGGGCTAAAAATGGCAAAAAGCTTGTGAGAGTTATAATGGGCGGTGATAGAAACAGATGGATTCTTGACAAGTCGGATGAGGAGCTTCTTAATATAGCTTTCAATGAGATAAAAGATACTCTTAAGATTAATAATAAGCCTAAAAGTAAAATATTTTTCAGGTGGGAAAAGGCTATACCACAATACTACATTGGGCATCTTAAAACTGTTAAAAATATTGAAGACATTTCAGATGCTATTGGTAATTTTTATGTTGGCGGGAATATACTTTATGGTGTAGGTATCAATGACTGCACCAAAAGAAGCTATGATATTGTAGAAAAATTTATGCAAAATATAAAATAA
- a CDS encoding poly-beta-1,6-N-acetyl-D-glucosamine N-deacetylase PgaB: MLKHLVTVCFIFCSIGAHAITIVESFYYKINGVQIFNFDKEYRYNLDNYFSSLKSSNVNTIFVRVFQNSTDRVHFDEQNKCASGVYFKSKIACNVFDLLDLIIPYAKKYDIKVFAWMATRSLSFLKETHKLELEFRNGNIQNGYGVNIFDKDARNSLIELFRELAMYDIDGILIQDDFILRMNEGLSDLSKTRYYVDYGKLPDNKDDDWFKWKLSNLSGFLDKLRYETKKINPKIKFAVNIYYETPVYPEKGLKWYAQSIEQYKKLDFSYFAVMAYHEQIMGELKINFQDTLSYLNEMLNKMSKMLLPENIVVKIQVREFNNEKTKISKYRIDKVCELIKNYNAGIVLVPFENLSDLKNNCFSEGKI, translated from the coding sequence ATGTTAAAACATTTAGTTACTGTTTGTTTCATTTTCTGCTCAATTGGTGCTCATGCTATAACAATTGTGGAGTCCTTTTATTATAAAATTAATGGCGTACAAATATTTAATTTTGATAAAGAGTATAGATATAATTTAGATAACTATTTTAGCTCTCTAAAAAGTTCTAATGTAAATACTATTTTTGTGCGTGTTTTTCAAAATTCAACAGATAGGGTACATTTTGATGAGCAAAATAAATGTGCTTCAGGTGTATACTTCAAATCGAAAATTGCTTGTAACGTATTTGATTTGTTAGATTTAATTATCCCTTATGCTAAAAAGTACGATATTAAAGTTTTTGCGTGGATGGCTACGAGGAGTCTAAGCTTTTTGAAAGAGACTCACAAGCTTGAGCTTGAATTTAGAAATGGCAATATTCAAAACGGATACGGTGTAAATATTTTTGATAAAGATGCTCGAAATTCACTTATTGAGCTTTTTAGAGAATTGGCAATGTATGATATAGACGGTATATTGATTCAAGACGATTTTATATTAAGGATGAATGAAGGCCTGTCTGACTTAAGTAAAACAAGATATTATGTTGATTACGGCAAATTGCCTGATAATAAAGATGATGATTGGTTTAAATGGAAACTATCAAATTTATCTGGATTTTTAGACAAGCTTAGATACGAAACTAAAAAGATAAACCCAAAAATAAAATTTGCTGTTAACATTTATTATGAAACACCTGTGTATCCCGAAAAAGGGCTTAAGTGGTATGCCCAATCGATAGAGCAATACAAAAAGCTTGATTTTTCGTATTTTGCAGTAATGGCATACCATGAGCAAATAATGGGCGAATTAAAAATAAATTTTCAAGATACACTCAGCTATTTAAACGAGATGTTAAATAAAATGTCAAAAATGCTTCTTCCGGAAAATATTGTAGTAAAGATACAGGTGAGAGAGTTTAATAATGAAAAGACAAAAATATCAAAATATAGAATTGATAAAGTATGTGAGTTGATTAAAAATTACAATGCAGGTATTGTTTTAGTACCTTTTGAAAATTTGTCAGATTTAAAAAACAACTGTTTTTCGGAGGGAAAAATATGA
- a CDS encoding SPOR domain-containing protein, whose translation MRDIDKIKEKKEKDEVKSILGFVLLFLIVFGIITFAIIKLTTQYFTLKKELEESKNVQVSATPVEDGKKLEYKLDGDKIKVSELKEVAEKAAEDSLKENLSGENEQKIGGAKEPEKVIKEEVKKEALPIQVKKNENINQESSVEIKPEKKPENKPIDEKIKVEEKPKSIVNNTAHSGVYAVQLMAFKDESDAKSVVQKYKNDIPDIYYIKADLGTKGVWYRVRCCSSSTLDEAKNKLQDINEKYKIKGFIVKN comes from the coding sequence ATGAGAGATATAGATAAAATAAAAGAGAAAAAAGAAAAGGATGAAGTTAAGTCAATTCTTGGCTTTGTATTGCTATTTTTAATTGTTTTCGGGATTATAACATTTGCCATAATAAAACTTACTACTCAATATTTTACCTTAAAGAAAGAGCTTGAAGAGAGTAAAAATGTTCAGGTTTCAGCTACTCCTGTTGAAGATGGCAAAAAATTGGAATACAAACTTGATGGCGATAAAATCAAAGTTTCAGAATTGAAAGAGGTAGCTGAAAAAGCTGCTGAAGATTCTTTAAAAGAGAATTTGTCAGGTGAAAATGAGCAGAAAATAGGGGGCGCGAAGGAGCCTGAAAAAGTAATAAAAGAAGAGGTCAAAAAGGAAGCTCTTCCTATTCAAGTGAAAAAGAATGAAAATATTAATCAGGAATCAAGTGTTGAAATAAAACCGGAGAAAAAACCGGAAAACAAGCCTATTGATGAAAAAATCAAAGTTGAAGAAAAACCCAAAAGTATTGTAAATAACACTGCACATAGTGGAGTTTATGCAGTACAACTCATGGCTTTTAAAGATGAGTCTGATGCTAAAAGTGTAGTTCAAAAGTATAAAAATGACATACCAGATATCTACTATATCAAAGCTGACCTTGGGACTAAGGGTGTGTGGTATAGGGTAAGATGTTGTAGCTCTTCAACTTTGGACGAGGCTAAAAATAAACTGCAAGATATTAATGAGAAGTATAAAATAAAAGGGTTTATCGTTAAAAATTAA
- the argS gene encoding arginine--tRNA ligase, whose protein sequence is MESIIRKKIDEVLKEIVNDVAIIGDLSYEVDVPKDYKNGDFTTNVAMKLASLLKKPPRQIAESIKGHLVDAIFEKVEVAGPGFINFFVSKSFFHNFLLSILEDKTVLTSDMGAGKKVQVEFVSANPTGPLHIGHGRGAAYGDSLARVFEACGFDVQREYYINDAGNQMNNLALSIYSRYLELHGINDEFPMDGYKGEYIIDIAKDIKNEYQDSLLKMPKEEAVNICFKIGVEEITNTIKKDLEDFGVTFDKWFSEKSLYLSGEVEQTLQELQERGETYEQDGALWFNSTKYGDDKDRVLRRSNGELTYFASDIAYHRNKIKRGFDNLINVWGADHHGYVKRLKSSISALGYNEEMLEIKLVQMVSLIEGGEKISMSTRAGTFVELSWLTKKVGSDAARYFYIMRDINSQFEFDIDLAKSKTSDNPVYYIQYAHARVCSILRNAEEKNIKFEVGKYLNKLDSEQDIALIKKLYEFKSVLETAGRTREPHRIPYYLQDLAALYHNYYKNNQILIEDDIETTSARVTLSLGVKEVIKFALSLIGVGAPDKM, encoded by the coding sequence ATGGAATCGATTATTAGGAAGAAAATAGATGAAGTATTGAAGGAAATTGTTAATGATGTTGCCATAATTGGTGACTTATCTTATGAAGTAGATGTCCCGAAAGATTACAAAAATGGTGATTTTACTACAAATGTGGCGATGAAGCTTGCTTCCCTCTTAAAAAAACCACCACGACAAATAGCTGAAAGTATTAAGGGGCATTTAGTCGATGCAATCTTCGAAAAAGTTGAAGTGGCTGGACCTGGTTTTATTAATTTCTTTGTGTCCAAAAGTTTTTTTCACAATTTTTTGCTTTCAATTTTGGAAGACAAGACTGTTCTAACATCTGATATGGGTGCAGGCAAAAAGGTGCAAGTGGAGTTTGTTAGTGCGAATCCTACCGGTCCTTTACATATTGGGCATGGTAGAGGTGCTGCTTACGGGGATAGTCTTGCAAGGGTGTTTGAAGCTTGCGGTTTTGATGTTCAGCGAGAGTATTATATAAATGATGCCGGAAACCAAATGAATAATTTGGCTTTGAGTATTTATAGCAGATATCTTGAGCTTCACGGAATAAATGATGAATTTCCCATGGATGGGTATAAAGGGGAATATATTATTGATATAGCAAAAGATATTAAAAATGAGTATCAGGACAGTCTTCTTAAAATGCCAAAAGAGGAAGCAGTAAATATATGTTTTAAGATTGGGGTTGAGGAGATTACAAATACTATAAAAAAAGATTTAGAAGATTTCGGTGTGACGTTTGATAAATGGTTTAGTGAAAAGTCCCTATATCTTTCTGGAGAAGTAGAGCAAACTCTACAAGAGTTGCAAGAAAGAGGGGAAACTTATGAGCAAGATGGAGCTCTTTGGTTTAACTCTACAAAATATGGTGATGATAAAGACAGAGTTTTAAGAAGAAGTAACGGGGAGCTTACATATTTTGCTTCTGATATTGCATATCATAGAAACAAAATAAAAAGAGGCTTTGACAATCTTATCAATGTTTGGGGTGCTGACCACCACGGTTATGTGAAAAGGTTAAAGTCATCCATAAGTGCATTAGGATATAATGAGGAAATGCTTGAGATAAAGCTTGTGCAGATGGTTAGCCTTATTGAAGGCGGAGAAAAAATATCAATGTCTACTCGTGCCGGTACTTTTGTGGAGTTGAGTTGGTTGACCAAAAAGGTTGGGAGTGATGCGGCAAGATATTTTTATATTATGAGAGATATTAATTCTCAGTTTGAATTTGATATAGACCTTGCAAAAAGTAAGACTTCTGATAACCCGGTATATTATATTCAATATGCCCATGCAAGGGTGTGTTCAATTCTTAGAAATGCCGAAGAAAAGAATATAAAATTTGAAGTAGGTAAATATTTAAATAAACTTGATTCTGAGCAGGATATTGCCTTGATTAAAAAATTATATGAGTTCAAGTCGGTATTGGAGACAGCAGGCAGGACAAGAGAGCCTCACAGGATACCTTATTATCTTCAAGATTTAGCTGCTTTATACCATAATTATTATAAGAATAATCAGATATTAATAGAGGATGATATCGAAACTACTTCAGCAAGAGTTACTTTGTCTCTTGGTGTAAAAGAGGTAATAAAGTTTGCTTTGAGCCTTATCGGTGTTGGTGCTCCCGATAAAATGTAG
- a CDS encoding DUF4388 domain-containing protein: protein MAFKGNIKEFSLLDVIQLICQSSKTGILEVESEDFAAKVFIREGKLVDIKANTNNFDFKIGNYLVSRGAITEGDLQIYLEKQKKMPIRLGQILIEEGILTKEQLKQIHTDHLKSNFEKILAIEKGRYEFVPTVVEYNDSDITPISIDSILLDALKNIDEVKLFKKKISSLNLIYKKINNDSKYTVDNKITSKDNPIIVKNGRILFNTDAQIVFNNIDGHNTIQKIMSKSALDEVYVLKIIYLLLENNLIEHSTAEPIKTKTKISSVLNVIYGIIIFATLIFVTTLISKKLAVTDIVFNETYIKNKKEHIEQYNLELKNISQIYTKNQNNFKKLKLYTAEKGIFSD, encoded by the coding sequence ATGGCATTTAAAGGGAATATAAAAGAATTTAGTCTTCTTGATGTTATACAGCTTATTTGTCAATCCTCTAAAACCGGTATTTTAGAGGTTGAATCGGAAGATTTTGCAGCAAAAGTATTCATCAGAGAAGGTAAATTAGTAGATATTAAAGCAAATACGAACAACTTTGATTTTAAAATTGGTAACTATTTAGTCTCAAGAGGTGCGATTACTGAAGGTGATTTGCAAATATATCTCGAAAAACAAAAGAAGATGCCTATAAGACTTGGGCAAATTTTGATAGAAGAAGGAATTCTCACAAAAGAGCAGTTAAAACAAATTCATACAGACCATCTTAAATCTAATTTTGAAAAAATATTGGCAATAGAAAAAGGAAGATATGAATTTGTGCCTACTGTTGTCGAATACAATGATAGCGACATTACTCCGATAAGTATAGATTCAATCTTGCTTGATGCTTTAAAAAATATTGATGAAGTTAAACTGTTTAAGAAAAAGATAAGCAGTCTCAATCTTATTTACAAAAAGATAAACAACGATAGCAAATACACCGTTGACAATAAAATAACAAGCAAAGACAACCCAATTATTGTAAAAAATGGAAGAATTCTTTTTAATACTGATGCTCAAATCGTTTTTAATAATATTGATGGTCACAACACAATACAAAAAATTATGTCTAAGTCTGCACTTGATGAGGTTTATGTCTTAAAAATAATATATCTGCTTCTTGAAAATAACTTAATAGAGCATTCAACGGCTGAGCCAATTAAAACAAAAACTAAGATTTCTTCAGTATTAAATGTCATTTATGGAATAATTATTTTTGCCACTTTAATATTTGTAACCACTCTCATCTCCAAAAAACTTGCTGTAACTGATATAGTTTTTAATGAAACATACATAAAAAATAAAAAAGAGCATATTGAGCAATATAATCTGGAACTAAAAAATATTTCACAAATCTATACCAAAAATCAAAATAATTTTAAAAAGCTGAAGTTATATACTGCCGAAAAGGGGATTTTCAGTGACTAA